One Saccharopolyspora erythraea NRRL 2338 genomic region harbors:
- the speB gene encoding agmatinase: MNDPIGPVDATRVPRYGGDTTFARLPRLADVTDADALVWGVPFDTGVSYRPGARFGPNHVRQSSRLLRPYNPALDAMPFGRRQVADAGDLGVNPFDIGEAIATVENGARELSGTSRTLITVGGDHTIALPLLRVQHERHGPVAVLHFDAHLDTWDTYFGAPHTHGTPFRRAAEEGLIDFDHSMHVGIRGPLYSKLDLDESEKMGFAAVHCRDFARSPLDDIINRIRTRLGSRPVYVSVDIDVLDPGFAPGTGTPEAGGLSSRELLEVLRGLDGLDVVGADLVEVAPAYDHAEITGIAAAHVVYEMLSILPGGR, encoded by the coding sequence GTGAACGACCCGATCGGCCCGGTGGACGCCACCCGCGTCCCCCGCTACGGCGGCGACACCACCTTCGCCCGCCTGCCCAGGCTGGCCGACGTGACCGACGCCGACGCGCTGGTGTGGGGCGTGCCGTTCGACACCGGCGTCAGCTACCGGCCGGGCGCGCGGTTCGGCCCCAACCACGTGCGGCAGAGCTCGCGCCTGCTGCGCCCGTACAACCCGGCGCTGGACGCCATGCCCTTCGGCCGCAGGCAGGTCGCCGACGCCGGTGACCTGGGCGTCAACCCGTTCGACATCGGCGAGGCCATCGCCACCGTGGAGAACGGGGCCCGCGAGCTGTCCGGGACCAGCCGGACGCTGATCACGGTGGGCGGCGACCACACCATCGCGCTGCCGCTGCTGCGCGTGCAGCACGAACGGCACGGGCCGGTCGCGGTGCTGCACTTCGACGCGCACCTGGATACCTGGGACACCTACTTCGGCGCTCCCCACACGCACGGCACGCCGTTCCGCCGCGCGGCCGAGGAAGGGCTCATCGACTTCGACCACTCGATGCACGTCGGCATCCGGGGTCCGCTGTACTCCAAGCTCGACCTCGACGAGAGCGAGAAGATGGGCTTCGCCGCGGTGCACTGCCGCGACTTCGCCCGCTCGCCGCTGGACGACATCATCAACCGGATCCGCACCCGGCTCGGTTCCCGGCCGGTGTACGTGTCGGTGGACATCGACGTCCTCGACCCCGGTTTCGCGCCGGGCACCGGCACGCCGGAGGCGGGCGGTCTGTCCAGCCGCGAGCTGCTGGAGGTCCTGCGCGGGCTCGACGGCCTCGACGTCGTCGGCGCCGACCTGGTCGAGGTCGCGCCCGCCTACGACCACGCCGAGATCACCGGTATCGCCGCGGCGCACGTCGTGTACGAAATGCTGAGCATCCTGCCTGGAGGCCGCTGA
- the gabT gene encoding 4-aminobutyrate--2-oxoglutarate transaminase yields MSLPQVRELRTEIPGPLSRELQQRRTAAVAAGVSSVLPVFVTEAAGGVLRDVDGNSLIDLGSGIAVTNVGNAAPEVVEPVRRQAGEFTHTCFMVTPYENYLQVCEELAQLTPGDHDKRSALFNSGAEAVENAVKIARRATGRQAVVVFDHAYHGRTNLTMALTAKSKPYKHGFGPFAPEVYRVPMSYPARDQRSGAESAREAVDRIEKQLGADTVAAVMIEPLQGEGGFIEPAPGFLPAISKWCTDNGVLFVADEIQTGFCRTGAWFACDHENVVPDLITTAKGIAGGLPLAAVTGRAELMDALPPGSLGGTYGGNPLACAAALGSIRAMREQDLAAAARGIQDAVMPRLRSVAEYTDRILDVRGRGAMIGVEFVKAGGDEPDPELTSRIAKTCHEKGVVVLTCGTYGNVIRLLPPLVIGHDLLDEGLRVLEEAIVEHTR; encoded by the coding sequence ATGTCCCTGCCCCAGGTCCGCGAGCTGCGCACGGAGATCCCGGGCCCGCTGTCGCGCGAGCTGCAGCAGCGCCGCACCGCCGCGGTCGCCGCCGGCGTCTCCAGCGTGCTGCCGGTGTTCGTCACCGAGGCGGCCGGGGGCGTGCTGCGGGACGTCGACGGGAACTCGCTGATCGACCTCGGTTCCGGCATCGCGGTGACCAACGTCGGCAACGCCGCCCCGGAGGTCGTGGAGCCGGTGCGCAGGCAGGCGGGCGAGTTCACCCACACCTGCTTCATGGTCACGCCCTACGAGAACTACCTGCAGGTCTGCGAGGAGCTGGCCCAGCTCACGCCCGGCGACCACGACAAGCGCAGCGCGCTGTTCAACTCCGGTGCCGAGGCGGTGGAGAACGCGGTCAAGATCGCCCGCCGAGCCACCGGCAGGCAGGCGGTCGTGGTGTTCGACCACGCCTACCACGGCCGCACCAACCTCACGATGGCGCTGACCGCCAAGTCCAAGCCGTACAAGCACGGCTTCGGGCCGTTCGCACCCGAGGTGTACCGGGTGCCGATGTCCTACCCTGCGCGCGACCAGCGCAGCGGCGCCGAGAGCGCCCGCGAGGCCGTCGACCGCATCGAGAAGCAGCTCGGCGCCGACACCGTGGCCGCGGTGATGATCGAGCCGTTGCAGGGCGAGGGCGGCTTCATCGAGCCCGCGCCCGGGTTCCTGCCCGCGATCTCGAAGTGGTGCACCGACAACGGCGTGCTGTTCGTCGCCGACGAGATCCAGACCGGCTTCTGCCGCACCGGCGCCTGGTTCGCCTGCGACCACGAGAACGTGGTGCCGGACCTGATCACCACCGCCAAGGGCATCGCGGGCGGGCTGCCGCTGGCCGCGGTCACCGGCCGCGCCGAGCTGATGGACGCGCTGCCCCCGGGCAGCCTGGGCGGCACCTACGGCGGCAACCCGCTGGCGTGCGCCGCCGCGCTGGGCTCGATCCGGGCGATGCGCGAGCAGGACCTCGCCGCCGCCGCCCGGGGGATCCAGGACGCGGTCATGCCCCGCCTGCGCAGCGTGGCCGAGTACACCGACCGGATCCTCGACGTCCGCGGCCGGGGCGCGATGATCGGCGTCGAGTTCGTCAAGGCAGGCGGCGACGAGCCCGACCCCGAGCTGACCTCGCGGATCGCGAAGACCTGCCACGAGAAGGGCGTCGTCGTGCTGACCTGCGGCACCTACGGAAACGTCATCCGGCTGCTGCCACCGCTGGTGATCGGCCACGACCTGCTCGACGAGGGGCTGCGCGTCCTCGAAGAGGCCATCGTGGAGCACACGCGCTGA
- a CDS encoding gamma-aminobutyraldehyde dehydrogenase: MRTVANIIDGKAVGAADGRTTELVDPCTGEVFGTAPLSSDADVDAAYQAAQRAFESWRTTTPAERQRLLLRLADELERRADDFVAAEVQNTGKPVEATRVEEVGMCVDQIRFFAGAARVLEGTAAGEYADGHTSYVRREPVGVVGQVAPWNYPLMMGVWKVAPAIAAGCTVVLKPADTTPVTASLLGELAAEVLPPGVLNVVCGDRDTGRAVVGHPVSAMVSITGSTRAGQQVAAAAAEDVKRVHLELGGKAPALVFADADLDAAAEGIAGAGLFNGGQDCTAATRVLVAEDVAEEFARKLVAQAEALRCGPPSDGDAAFGPLNNADQFARVQGVVERLPEHARVLTGGKRVGDQGYFFAPTVVAGLRQEDEAIQEEIFGPVLTVQTFRDDQEALRLANGVAYALASSVWTRDHGRAGRFAAGLDFGCVWVNTHMVLAAEMPHGGFKHSGYGKDLSKYGFEDYTRIKHVMHKLD; this comes from the coding sequence ATGCGCACCGTTGCCAACATCATCGACGGCAAGGCCGTGGGCGCCGCCGACGGCCGCACCACCGAACTGGTCGACCCGTGCACGGGCGAGGTCTTCGGCACCGCGCCGCTGTCCTCCGACGCCGACGTCGACGCGGCCTACCAGGCGGCGCAGCGGGCCTTCGAGTCGTGGCGGACCACGACGCCGGCCGAGCGGCAGCGGCTGCTGCTGCGGCTGGCCGACGAGCTGGAGCGCCGCGCCGACGACTTCGTAGCCGCCGAGGTGCAGAACACCGGCAAGCCGGTGGAGGCCACCCGGGTCGAGGAGGTCGGCATGTGCGTCGACCAGATCCGGTTCTTCGCCGGGGCCGCCCGGGTGCTGGAGGGCACGGCGGCCGGCGAGTACGCCGACGGCCACACCTCCTACGTGCGCCGCGAGCCGGTCGGCGTCGTCGGCCAGGTCGCGCCGTGGAACTACCCGCTGATGATGGGCGTCTGGAAGGTCGCCCCGGCCATCGCCGCGGGCTGCACCGTCGTGCTCAAGCCCGCCGACACCACGCCGGTCACGGCGTCGCTGCTCGGCGAGCTGGCCGCCGAGGTGCTGCCGCCCGGCGTGCTCAACGTCGTCTGCGGCGACCGCGACACCGGCCGCGCGGTGGTGGGGCACCCGGTGTCGGCGATGGTGTCGATCACCGGCTCCACCCGCGCCGGCCAGCAGGTCGCCGCCGCGGCGGCCGAGGACGTCAAGCGCGTGCACCTGGAGCTCGGCGGCAAGGCCCCGGCGCTGGTGTTCGCCGACGCCGACCTGGACGCCGCGGCCGAGGGCATCGCGGGCGCGGGCCTGTTCAACGGCGGGCAGGACTGCACCGCCGCGACGCGGGTCCTGGTCGCCGAGGATGTCGCCGAGGAGTTCGCCCGCAAGCTCGTCGCGCAGGCCGAGGCTCTGCGCTGCGGGCCGCCGTCGGACGGCGACGCCGCGTTCGGGCCGCTGAACAACGCCGACCAGTTCGCCCGCGTGCAGGGCGTCGTGGAACGGCTGCCCGAGCACGCGCGCGTGCTCACCGGCGGCAAGCGGGTCGGGGACCAGGGCTACTTCTTCGCCCCGACCGTCGTGGCCGGTCTGCGCCAGGAGGACGAGGCGATCCAGGAGGAGATCTTCGGTCCGGTCCTGACCGTGCAGACCTTCCGCGACGACCAGGAGGCGCTGCGGCTGGCCAACGGCGTCGCCTACGCGCTGGCCTCCAGCGTGTGGACCCGCGACCACGGCCGCGCCGGGCGGTTCGCCGCCGGGCTCGACTTCGGCTGCGTGTGGGTCAACACCCACATGGTCCTCGCCGCCGAGATGCCGCACGGGGGCTTCAAGCACTCCGGGTACGGCAAGGACCTGTCCAAGTACGGCTTCGAGGACTACACCCGCATCAAGCACGTGATGCACAAGTTGGACTGA
- a CDS encoding purine-cytosine permease family protein, whose product MTPESPTPTGVDSAPRGSGIEKHGVDTIPDSDRTGRPRDIVGILLGSNMCLGVVIFGWLPASFGLEFWPSVTSMIAGTLLGTLLVAPLSLVSFRTGTNLSTSSGGTFGVRGRLIGSVIGLLLSLGYAALTVWTGGAAVVGPLHRLFGLPDGGVGYTVTYGVLSVLSVLIAIYGYRLLTTMSKWVAAGTLVLMAAGVLAYSGQFSTGPVVEGGYLLGDFWTTWALSTVAAGLSGPMAFITLLGDYSRYVSPKRYSSGKIFAATVAGMVMGLLIPQLFGTFTAFASRAADDYVGPLVAAAPVWFLLPLLLNGVFGTIGNAGILVYSMGLDLDAIVPPLSRVKATVLTSALSTVLVYLGYFVWDAQDAVTAFVLLLTAIGTPWAVITLIGFVRCRGHYDPDALQVYNRRSRGGIYWYTAGWNLRAAVAWMLGSAVGLLSVDTALFKGPLIEWTYGIDLSFLLAAATTAVAYLLLSLGSPQPMPTRTGPETQAQAVRA is encoded by the coding sequence ATGACCCCGGAGTCCCCAACGCCGACAGGCGTCGATTCCGCGCCGCGCGGATCCGGCATCGAGAAGCACGGCGTCGACACCATCCCGGACTCCGACCGGACCGGACGTCCACGCGACATCGTCGGCATCCTGCTGGGCTCCAACATGTGCCTGGGCGTGGTCATCTTCGGCTGGCTGCCCGCCTCGTTCGGCCTGGAGTTCTGGCCGAGCGTGACCTCGATGATCGCGGGCACGCTGCTGGGCACCCTGCTCGTCGCGCCGCTGTCGCTGGTCTCGTTCCGCACCGGGACCAACCTCTCGACCAGCAGCGGCGGCACCTTCGGGGTGCGCGGCAGGCTCATCGGCTCGGTCATCGGCCTGCTGCTCTCGCTCGGCTACGCCGCGCTGACGGTGTGGACCGGCGGCGCGGCCGTCGTCGGCCCGCTGCACCGGCTGTTCGGCCTGCCCGACGGCGGGGTCGGCTACACCGTCACCTACGGCGTCCTGTCGGTGCTGTCGGTGCTGATCGCGATCTACGGCTACCGGCTGCTGACCACCATGAGCAAGTGGGTCGCGGCGGGCACGCTGGTGCTGATGGCGGCCGGTGTGCTGGCCTACTCCGGGCAGTTCAGCACCGGCCCGGTCGTCGAGGGCGGATACCTGCTCGGCGACTTCTGGACGACGTGGGCGCTGTCCACGGTCGCCGCCGGCCTGAGCGGCCCGATGGCCTTCATCACCCTGCTCGGTGACTACAGCCGCTACGTCTCGCCGAAGCGCTACTCCTCCGGCAAAATCTTCGCCGCCACTGTCGCCGGCATGGTCATGGGTCTGCTGATCCCGCAGCTCTTCGGCACCTTCACCGCTTTCGCCTCGCGGGCCGCCGACGACTACGTCGGCCCGCTGGTGGCCGCCGCACCGGTGTGGTTCCTGCTCCCGCTGCTGCTCAACGGCGTGTTCGGCACCATCGGCAACGCCGGGATCCTGGTCTACAGCATGGGCCTGGACCTGGACGCGATCGTGCCGCCGCTGTCGCGGGTGAAGGCCACGGTGCTGACCTCGGCGCTGTCGACGGTCCTGGTCTACCTCGGCTACTTCGTCTGGGACGCCCAGGACGCGGTCACCGCGTTCGTGCTGCTGCTGACGGCCATCGGCACGCCGTGGGCGGTGATCACCCTCATCGGCTTCGTGCGCTGCCGCGGCCACTACGACCCCGACGCGCTGCAGGTCTACAACCGCCGTTCGCGGGGCGGCATCTACTGGTACACCGCCGGCTGGAACCTGCGGGCCGCCGTCGCGTGGATGCTCGGCTCCGCGGTCGGCCTGCTCTCGGTCGACACGGCCCTGTTCAAGGGCCCGCTGATCGAGTGGACCTACGGCATCGACCTGAGCTTCCTGCTCGCCGCGGCCACCACCGCCGTCGCCTACCTGCTGCTGTCGCTGGGCAGCCCGCAGCCGATGCCCACCCGGACCGGACCCGAAACCCAGGCCCAGGCCGTGCGCGCCTGA
- a CDS encoding PucR family transcriptional regulator — MLVDDLLGKPELALETRVRGNTQRPIRWVHTIEVRAPGRFLRGGEVVLTAGVWRAAGVTARDFVADLVEADVAAVGFGPVPPELQVPDEFVDAAREHGLTCFVVPVDVAFLQVVEAFVSTKRAEWERPLRRHLGQHDAIVAALRVHRGVTTVLRTLSGQLGLPVAVRVDGGLVEGEAPRPQYPLPLVGEGLAEAELLLPRPLEELDVEQQAAVVQAMPFIALEIERNRAVRATELRYAWELFEWVHTGAVGPETVRTRLHSLGLPSDGPLAAVVVRSANPDVDAVRLGELLGSDGVAVQRGGEAVAFARVRDTTADLARRVHEALGAHVGAGKPGTAGDLRVSLLQASHAAEAVSGRADGGWMTHEQLSSPSLLLSAQDPELLVSTSRALLGPVLDHDERRGGDLLPSLWVFLDAGCRWQESAQRLHVHINTLRHRMSRVEELTGRSLSSTADRVDLFLALRALRQS; from the coding sequence GTGCTGGTCGACGATCTCCTCGGAAAGCCGGAGCTGGCCCTCGAAACGCGGGTCCGCGGCAACACGCAGCGGCCGATCCGCTGGGTGCACACCATCGAGGTCCGCGCACCCGGGCGGTTCCTGCGCGGCGGTGAGGTCGTGCTCACCGCGGGCGTGTGGCGGGCCGCCGGGGTCACCGCGCGGGACTTCGTCGCAGACCTGGTGGAGGCCGACGTCGCGGCGGTCGGCTTCGGCCCGGTGCCGCCCGAGCTCCAGGTGCCCGACGAGTTCGTCGACGCCGCCCGCGAGCACGGCCTGACCTGCTTCGTGGTGCCGGTCGACGTGGCGTTCCTGCAGGTCGTCGAGGCTTTCGTGAGCACGAAACGGGCCGAGTGGGAGCGGCCGCTGCGGCGGCACCTCGGCCAGCACGACGCGATCGTGGCGGCGCTGCGGGTGCACCGTGGCGTCACCACCGTCCTGCGCACGCTGTCCGGTCAGCTCGGACTGCCGGTCGCGGTGCGCGTCGACGGCGGCCTGGTGGAGGGCGAGGCGCCGCGGCCGCAGTACCCGCTGCCGCTGGTCGGCGAGGGTCTGGCGGAGGCGGAGCTGCTGCTGCCGCGTCCGCTGGAGGAGCTCGACGTCGAGCAGCAGGCCGCGGTGGTGCAGGCGATGCCGTTCATCGCGCTGGAGATCGAACGCAACCGCGCGGTGCGGGCCACCGAGCTGCGCTACGCGTGGGAGCTCTTCGAGTGGGTGCACACCGGGGCCGTGGGGCCCGAGACGGTCCGCACCCGGCTGCACTCGCTGGGCCTGCCCTCGGACGGACCGCTCGCGGCCGTCGTCGTGCGCAGCGCGAACCCCGACGTCGACGCCGTCCGCCTCGGGGAGCTGCTGGGCAGCGACGGCGTGGCGGTGCAGCGCGGGGGAGAGGCCGTGGCGTTCGCGCGGGTCCGCGACACCACGGCGGACCTGGCCCGGCGGGTCCACGAGGCGCTGGGCGCGCACGTCGGCGCGGGCAAGCCGGGGACCGCGGGCGACCTGCGGGTGAGTCTGCTGCAGGCGTCGCACGCCGCCGAGGCGGTGTCGGGCCGCGCCGACGGCGGGTGGATGACCCACGAGCAGCTCAGCAGCCCCTCGCTGCTGCTCTCGGCGCAGGACCCGGAGCTGCTGGTGTCGACCTCGCGGGCCCTGCTCGGCCCGGTGCTGGACCACGACGAGCGGCGCGGCGGCGACCTGCTGCCGTCGCTGTGGGTCTTCCTCGACGCCGGTTGCCGCTGGCAGGAGTCCGCGCAGCGGCTGCACGTGCACATCAACACGCTGCGGCACCGCATGAGCCGCGTCGAGGAGCTCACCGGCCGCTCGCTGTCGAGCACCGCCGACCGGGTGGACCTCTTCCTGGCGCTGCGCGCCCTCCGCCAGTCGTAA
- a CDS encoding PucR family transcriptional regulator yields MSLTLRELAADRALGLVAHAGAEALERPISWVHGSELDDPTPFLEGGELLLTTGLSLRPENCAEFVDRLTGVGVAGLGFGVGLSHERVPPALEEAAARAGLPLLEVPRRTPFIAISKAVSRAIAAEEYAGLRRTSRAQHELARAAGTAHGLAAVVRKLSSLLDAWVLLLDAAGGLMHVAPASAASRLPALAADVDRLRAKKGLAAAGVSVAGQEVSMQALGGRARGFLVVGRDEPLGTTDHHVINSAASLLTLALEQVEALGSARRRLRSGFLRLMLRGEPVRDVLGDLHAELPPEPVRVLVLRGGRDPDELLQWLETEKPSSPMFLAEHDGAVVALAAESGADWLTGVPGVRIGVSDPCGEAGLADGLRQAWQAADAAGRGGAAAVVRFGELAGGGLLRLVPDGDARAFAEALLQPVRSNEVLVESLREWLAQHGQWDPAAGRLGVHRHTLRNRMRKVEDLLGRSLDQPGVRAELWLALQVLDRPGR; encoded by the coding sequence ATGTCGTTGACCTTGCGGGAGCTCGCCGCCGACCGCGCGCTGGGTCTGGTCGCGCACGCCGGCGCCGAAGCGCTGGAGCGGCCGATCTCGTGGGTGCACGGCAGCGAGCTGGACGACCCGACCCCGTTCCTGGAGGGCGGGGAGCTGCTGCTCACGACCGGTCTCTCGCTCCGGCCGGAGAACTGCGCGGAGTTCGTCGACCGGCTGACTGGCGTGGGCGTGGCCGGGCTCGGGTTCGGCGTCGGCCTGAGCCACGAGCGGGTCCCGCCTGCGCTCGAGGAAGCCGCGGCGCGGGCGGGGCTGCCGCTGCTGGAGGTCCCGAGGCGGACGCCGTTCATCGCGATCAGCAAGGCGGTGTCGCGGGCGATCGCGGCCGAGGAGTACGCCGGGCTGCGCCGCACCAGCCGGGCGCAGCACGAGCTGGCGCGGGCCGCGGGCACCGCGCACGGGCTGGCCGCGGTCGTGCGCAAGCTGTCGTCGCTCCTGGACGCCTGGGTGCTCCTGCTCGACGCGGCGGGCGGACTGATGCACGTCGCTCCCGCCTCGGCCGCCTCCCGGCTGCCCGCGCTGGCCGCCGACGTCGACCGGCTGCGCGCCAAGAAGGGGCTCGCCGCGGCGGGGGTGTCGGTGGCAGGCCAGGAGGTCAGCATGCAGGCGCTGGGCGGCCGGGCCCGCGGGTTCCTGGTCGTCGGCCGCGACGAGCCGCTGGGCACCACCGACCACCACGTCATCAACTCCGCCGCCTCGCTGCTGACGCTGGCGCTGGAGCAGGTCGAGGCGCTGGGGTCGGCCCGGCGCAGGCTGCGCTCGGGATTCCTGCGGCTGATGCTGCGCGGCGAGCCGGTGCGCGACGTGCTCGGCGACCTGCACGCCGAGCTGCCGCCGGAACCGGTGCGGGTGCTCGTGCTGCGCGGTGGCCGCGACCCCGACGAGCTCCTGCAGTGGCTGGAGACCGAGAAGCCGAGCTCCCCGATGTTCCTCGCCGAGCACGACGGCGCGGTGGTCGCGCTCGCGGCCGAGTCGGGCGCGGACTGGCTGACGGGAGTGCCGGGGGTGCGGATCGGGGTGTCGGACCCCTGCGGGGAGGCCGGGCTCGCTGACGGGCTGCGCCAGGCGTGGCAGGCGGCCGACGCCGCCGGTCGCGGCGGGGCCGCGGCGGTGGTGCGCTTCGGCGAGCTGGCCGGAGGCGGCCTGCTGCGGCTGGTTCCCGACGGCGACGCCAGGGCTTTCGCCGAGGCCCTGTTGCAGCCGGTGCGCTCGAACGAGGTGCTCGTGGAGTCGCTGCGGGAGTGGCTGGCCCAGCACGGCCAGTGGGACCCCGCCGCGGGCCGGCTCGGGGTGCACCGGCATACCCTGCGCAATCGCATGCGCAAGGTCGAGGACCTGCTGGGTCGCAGCCTCGACCAGCCGGGAGTGCGCGCCGAGCTGTGGCTGGCGCTGCAGGTGCTCGACCGCCCCGGCAGATGA
- a CDS encoding flavin monoamine oxidase family protein — protein MDRYDVVVIGAGFAGLTAARDLREAGKSVLVLEARDRIGGSTWYRPGALGGFGLEMGGTWIVPEQTHVWAEVQRYGVPVKDSELPERMTWSDHGEVLDTLLPVPAEEYGALEHAVRSLIEAGERLDPMRPLSEQGLEDLDVTIRQWADNVGLTGNARELLMSWFCGCANANEDTGSALDVIRWLASMDNSLWGMVQASVLGYTFVNGTVSLAEAIRQDGGADLELSSPVRAVEADDEGVTVTYEGGQVRADRVLMTTAVGVWQDIRFTPELSAAKQAMSKENHAGQGQKVWALARNVPEDISGFGWGTSFDYVGAMETTDEGVVLVCFAPEHDRVDATDLADVQRAVREFAPEAEVVGAESHDWVNDEYNKGLWSTFRAGQFAKYEIAVGEPEGRVHFAGSHTARRWRTFIDGAIESGKRGAAEILAAR, from the coding sequence ATGGATCGCTACGACGTCGTCGTCATCGGAGCGGGCTTCGCGGGCCTGACCGCGGCGCGCGACCTGCGGGAGGCCGGCAAGAGCGTGCTGGTGCTGGAGGCCAGGGACCGCATCGGCGGTTCCACCTGGTACCGCCCCGGTGCCCTCGGCGGCTTCGGCCTGGAGATGGGCGGCACCTGGATCGTCCCCGAGCAGACCCACGTCTGGGCCGAGGTGCAGCGCTACGGCGTGCCGGTCAAGGACAGCGAGCTGCCCGAGCGGATGACCTGGTCCGACCACGGCGAGGTGCTCGACACGCTGCTGCCGGTGCCCGCCGAGGAGTACGGCGCGCTGGAGCACGCCGTGCGGTCGCTGATCGAGGCGGGCGAGCGCCTGGACCCGATGCGCCCGCTGTCCGAGCAGGGGCTGGAGGACCTCGACGTCACGATCCGGCAGTGGGCCGACAACGTCGGTCTCACCGGCAACGCCCGCGAGCTGCTGATGTCGTGGTTCTGCGGCTGCGCCAACGCCAACGAGGACACCGGTTCGGCGCTGGACGTCATCCGCTGGCTGGCCTCGATGGACAACTCGCTGTGGGGCATGGTGCAGGCCAGCGTGCTGGGCTACACCTTCGTCAACGGCACCGTCTCGCTGGCCGAGGCGATCCGGCAGGACGGCGGTGCGGACCTGGAGCTGTCCAGCCCGGTGCGCGCGGTGGAGGCCGACGACGAGGGCGTCACCGTCACCTACGAGGGCGGGCAGGTGCGCGCCGACCGGGTGCTGATGACCACCGCGGTCGGGGTGTGGCAGGACATCCGGTTCACCCCGGAGCTGTCGGCGGCCAAGCAGGCCATGTCCAAGGAGAACCACGCCGGGCAGGGTCAGAAGGTCTGGGCGCTGGCCCGCAACGTGCCCGAGGACATCAGCGGGTTCGGCTGGGGCACCAGCTTCGACTACGTCGGCGCGATGGAGACCACCGACGAGGGCGTGGTGCTCGTCTGCTTCGCCCCCGAGCACGACCGGGTGGACGCCACCGACCTGGCCGACGTGCAGCGCGCGGTGCGCGAGTTCGCCCCGGAGGCCGAGGTCGTCGGCGCGGAGTCGCACGACTGGGTCAACGACGAGTACAACAAGGGCCTCTGGTCGACCTTCCGCGCGGGCCAGTTCGCCAAGTACGAGATCGCCGTGGGCGAGCCGGAGGGCCGCGTGCACTTCGCCGGTTCCCACACCGCCCGCCGCTGGCGGACCTTCATCGATGGTGCGATCGAGTCCGGCAAGCGCGGCGCGGCCGAGATCCTGGCCGCGCGGTAA
- a CDS encoding ArsC/Spx/MgsR family protein: MEIWVNPACSKCRSAVSLLDEAGADYTVRKYLEDPPNERELAEVLDRLGLEPWDIARTGEETAKRLEISTWERTPAERPRWIQALVANPELIQRPIITADDGTAVVGRTPDAVASMLR, from the coding sequence ATGGAGATCTGGGTCAACCCGGCGTGTTCGAAGTGCCGGTCGGCGGTGTCGCTGCTGGACGAGGCCGGTGCCGACTACACGGTGCGCAAGTACCTGGAGGACCCGCCGAACGAGCGGGAGCTCGCCGAGGTGCTGGACCGGCTCGGGCTGGAGCCGTGGGACATCGCCAGGACCGGTGAGGAGACGGCGAAGCGGCTGGAGATCTCCACCTGGGAGCGGACGCCCGCCGAGCGCCCGCGGTGGATCCAGGCCCTGGTGGCGAACCCGGAGCTGATCCAGCGCCCGATCATCACAGCCGACGACGGCACCGCGGTCGTCGGCCGCACTCCGGACGCGGTGGCTTCGATGCTGCGTTGA
- a CDS encoding methylated-DNA--[protein]-cysteine S-methyltransferase — protein MSTVHAAIDSPVGELTAVATDGALVGLYFEDHRRRPGDESMGPRVDTGFEETERQLGEYFAGERTTFDLPLAPRGDEFHQRVWELLTRIPYGETRTYGDLARELGGVGYSQAVGAANGRNPLSVIVPCHRVVGADGKLTGYAGGLERKRFLLALEEPSEAKEGRLF, from the coding sequence ATGAGCACGGTGCACGCGGCGATCGACTCACCGGTCGGCGAACTGACCGCCGTCGCCACCGACGGCGCGCTGGTCGGCCTGTACTTCGAGGACCACCGGCGCAGGCCCGGCGACGAGAGCATGGGACCGCGCGTGGACACCGGTTTCGAGGAGACCGAGCGCCAGCTCGGCGAGTACTTCGCCGGCGAGCGGACCACCTTCGACCTGCCGCTGGCCCCGCGCGGCGACGAGTTCCACCAGCGCGTCTGGGAACTGCTCACCCGCATCCCCTACGGCGAGACGCGCACCTACGGCGACCTGGCGCGCGAGCTGGGCGGCGTCGGCTACTCGCAGGCGGTCGGCGCGGCCAACGGCCGCAACCCGCTGTCGGTGATCGTGCCGTGCCACCGCGTCGTCGGCGCGGACGGCAAGCTCACCGGTTACGCCGGCGGCCTCGAACGCAAGCGGTTCCTGCTCGCGCTGGAGGAACCGTCGGAGGCGAAGGAGGGCAGGCTGTTCTGA